The Scyliorhinus torazame isolate Kashiwa2021f chromosome 7, sScyTor2.1, whole genome shotgun sequence genome has a window encoding:
- the prpf38a gene encoding pre-mRNA-splicing factor 38A, translating to MANRTVKDAHSIHGTNPQYLIEKIIRTRIYESKYWKEECFGLTAELVVDKAMELKYIGGVYGGNIKPSPFLCLTLKMLQIQPEKDIIVEFIKNEDFKYVRLLGALYMRLTGSAIDCYKYLEPLYNDYRKVKRQKRDGEFELIHVDEFMDELLHEERVCDIILPRLQKRYVLEEAEMLDTRVSALEEDMDDVDTSDDEDDDDKGDRVPSPEPPRRGYRDLDRPRRSPSPRYRRSRSKTPRRRSRSPKRRSPSPRRERHRSKSPRRHRSRSRDRRHRSRSKSPGHHRSHRHRSHSKSPERSKKSHKKSRRGNE from the exons ATGGCGAACCGTACGGTGAAAGATGCTCATAGCATCCATGGGACCAACCCGCAGTATTTGATCGAGAAAATCATCCGCACTCGCATCTACGAGTCCAAATACTGGAAGGAGGAATGTTTCGGGCTGACAG CGGAATTGGTGGTGGACAAAGCCATGGAACTGAAATATATTGGTGGTGTCTATGGTGGCAATATTAAGCCTTCACCATTCCTTTGTCTGACCCTTAAGATGCTTCAAATTCAACCCGAAAAGGATATCATTGTTGAATTTATAAAGAATGAAGATTTTAA GTATGTTCGACTGCTGGGTGCATTGTACATGCGACTGACAGGCTCGGCCATTGATTGTTATAAATATCTGGAACCACTCTATAACGATTATCGGAAAGTGAAGAGGCAGAAGAGAGATGGAG AATTTGAACTTATTCATGTCGATGAATTTATGGATGAGTTACTCCATGAAGAGCGGGTTTGTGATATTATCTTGCCCCGACTTCAG AAACGCTATGTGTTGGAAGAAGCAGAGATGCTGGATACACGAGTCAGTGCTTTGGAGGAAGATATGGATGATGTAGACACTAGCGATGATGAAGACGATGATGATAAG GGTGACAGAGTTCCATCACCAGAGCCTCCACGACGAGGCTACCGTGACCTTGATCGACCTCGAAGATCTCCATCTCCACGATACAGAAGAAGTCGAAGCAAAACACCAAGGCG ACGAAGCAGATCCCCCAAGAGAAGAAG CCCATCACCACGGCGTGAAAGACATCGCAGCAAAAGTCCCAGGCGTCATCGCAGTCGATCTAGAGATCGCCGTCACAGATCAAGATCCAAATCTCCAG GTCATCACAGAAGCCACAGACATAGAAGTCATTCTAAATCACCTGAAAG ATCGAAGAAGAGTCACAAGAAGAGTCGAAGGGGAAATGAATGA